The following coding sequences are from one Lysinibacillus sp. FSL W8-0992 window:
- the rplW gene encoding 50S ribosomal protein L23 has translation MEARDILKRPVITERSSELMAEKKYTFEVDTRANKTQVKDAVEEIFGVNVEKVNVLNYKGKFKRVGRYGGYTNKRRKAIVKLTADSKDIELFEM, from the coding sequence ATGGAAGCACGTGATATTTTAAAACGTCCGGTCATTACTGAGCGTTCTTCAGAACTTATGGCAGAGAAAAAGTATACTTTCGAAGTAGACACTCGCGCTAACAAAACTCAAGTAAAAGACGCTGTAGAAGAAATCTTTGGCGTAAACGTTGAGAAAGTAAACGTTCTTAACTACAAAGGTAAATTCAAACGCGTTGGCCGTTACGGTGGTTATACTAACAAACGTCGTAAAGCGATTGTTAAACTAACTGCGGACAGCAAAGACATCGAATTATTCGAAATGTAA
- the rplB gene encoding 50S ribosomal protein L2, whose protein sequence is MAIKKYKPTSNGRRNMTSLDFAEITTNKPEKSLLEPTKRKAGRNNQGKITVRHHGGGHKKQYRVIDFKRIKDGIPAKVATIEYDPNRSANIALINYADGAKAYILAPKGLEVGQTIVSGPDADIKVGNALPLANIPMGTTIHNIELKPGKGGQLVRSAGTSAQVLGREDKYVIVRLQSGEVRLVLATCRATIGQVGNEQHELVHIGKAGRSRWLGKRPTVRGSVMNPNDHPHGGGEGRSPIGRKSPMTPWGKPALGYKTRNKKNKSDKFIIRSRKK, encoded by the coding sequence ATGGCGATTAAAAAGTATAAACCTACCTCTAATGGTCGTCGTAATATGACGTCTTTAGACTTTGCGGAAATTACAACTAACAAGCCTGAGAAATCATTGCTTGAACCAACTAAACGCAAAGCTGGTCGTAACAACCAAGGTAAAATCACTGTTCGTCATCATGGTGGTGGTCATAAGAAGCAATATCGTGTCATCGATTTCAAGCGTATTAAAGATGGCATTCCAGCGAAAGTTGCTACTATCGAATATGATCCAAACCGTTCTGCGAATATCGCATTAATTAATTACGCTGATGGAGCAAAAGCTTACATCTTAGCACCAAAAGGTCTAGAGGTTGGTCAAACAATCGTATCTGGTCCTGATGCTGATATTAAAGTAGGTAATGCATTACCATTAGCAAACATTCCAATGGGTACAACAATCCATAACATCGAGTTAAAACCTGGTAAAGGTGGACAATTAGTACGTTCTGCTGGTACTTCTGCGCAAGTACTTGGTCGTGAAGACAAATACGTAATCGTTCGTCTACAATCTGGTGAAGTACGTTTAGTTCTTGCTACTTGCCGCGCTACAATCGGTCAAGTTGGTAACGAACAACATGAACTTGTACACATCGGTAAAGCAGGTCGTAGCCGTTGGTTAGGTAAACGCCCAACTGTTCGTGGTTCTGTAATGAACCCTAACGATCACCCACACGGTGGTGGTGAAGGACGTTCTCCAATCGGACGTAAATCACCAATGACTCCTTGGGGTAAACCAGCACTTGGTTACAAAACTCGTAACAAGAAAAACAAATCGGATAAATTCATCATCCGTAGTCGTAAAAAATAA
- the rpsS gene encoding 30S ribosomal protein S19, producing MGRSLKKGPFVDDHLMKKVEAQEASEKKQVIKTWSRRSTIFPNFIGLTIAVYDGRKHVPVYVTEDMVGHKLGEFAPTRTYKGHGADDKKTRR from the coding sequence ATGGGTCGCAGTTTGAAAAAAGGACCTTTTGTTGACGACCACTTAATGAAAAAAGTGGAAGCACAAGAGGCTTCTGAGAAGAAACAAGTTATTAAAACTTGGTCTCGCCGTTCTACAATCTTCCCGAACTTCATCGGATTAACAATTGCTGTATATGATGGACGTAAACATGTTCCTGTATACGTAACAGAAGATATGGTAGGCCACAAACTTGGTGAATTCGCGCCGACACGTACTTATAAAGGTCACGGTGCAGACGACAAGAAAACAAGACGCTAA